A genomic window from Vanessa tameamea isolate UH-Manoa-2023 chromosome 7, ilVanTame1 primary haplotype, whole genome shotgun sequence includes:
- the LOC113401325 gene encoding THAP domain-containing protein 11-like — MPAKRYCCVIGCNNSEQNSRHLKFYSFPRNSHEIDRRKKWIQAVRRVSADNKPWEPNVNSRICSAHFVGGAKSTIEKSPAYIPTIFPPIYKKRALSQAAAARHDRLRKRKISNPSEVHVEAVVQENVETGLQEVGETSTSISVGCQTDAHNCQEQNNTKIMFLVTHGPQHQCHTSCFEENERAKH, encoded by the exons ATGCCTGCCAAaagatattgttgtgttattggGTGCAACAACTCCGAACAAAATAGTCGGcacttaaaattttactcgTTTCCGAGAAATAGCCACGAAATTGACCGAAGGAAAAAGTGGATACAAGCTGTGAGACGAGT tAGTGCAGACAACAAACCGTGGGAGCCGAACGTAAACAGTCGCATCTGCAGTGCTCATTTTGTTGGCGGTGCGAAATCAACGATTGAAAAAAGCCCAGCGTATATCCCAACGATTTTTCCACCAATCTATAAAAAAAGGGCTTTATCACAAGCAGCCGCTGCTCGACATGATCGACTCCGGAAACGAAAGATTTCAAATCCATCGGAGGTACACGTGGAGGCTGTAGTACAAGAAAATGTCGAAACAG GGTTGCAAGAAGTTGGAGAGACGTCTACTTCTATAAGTGTAGGCTGCCAAACAGATGCACATAATTGTCAAGAACAAAACAacacaaaaattatgtttttagtcaCACATGGACCACAGCACCAGTGCCATACATCATGCTTTGAGGAAAACGAAAGAGCAaagcattaa
- the LOC113401360 gene encoding probable phosphoserine aminotransferase, with amino-acid sequence MSKIHNFGAGPAKLPEEVYDILKNELTNFDGTGISLLETSHRSPTYFKLNKDVQDVVRRLLNVPDNYKVIFLSGGGQGQFAAVPLNLISRTGTADYVVTGTWSAKAAKEAKKYGKVNLVLPSTDRYVDIPDQSTWNLDPNASYVHICTNETIHGIEFDFIPDTKGVPLVADMSSNFMSKKVDVSKFGVIYGGAQKNIGTAGVALVIVREDLLNQALPICPSILDWTVNSKADSILNTPPMFAIHVMGRVLQWIERLGGLDTMAELANKKSSLIYDIIEQSNGFYYAPVAKNVRSKMNIPFRIGKADEALEKEFLKGAEALNLIQLKGHRDVGGIRASTYNAVTVEEVENLAKYMKEFYKKHAK; translated from the exons atgTCTAAAATACACAACTTCGGCGCAGGTCCGGCTAAACTGCCAGAAGAG GTGTACGACATACTTAAGAATGAATTAACTAACTTCGATGGTACGGGAATTAGTTTATTGGAGACCAGTCACCGCTCACCgacgtattttaaattaaataaagatgtacAAGATGTTGTACGGAGattatt aaatGTTCCAGACAATTACAAGGTTATCTTCTTGTCTGGAGGGGGTCAGGGTCAGTTTGCAGCAGTGCCACTGAACTTAATATCCAGAACTGGAACAGCAGACTATGTAGTTacag gtaCATGGTCCGCAAAAGCAGCAAAAGAAGCGAAGAAATACGGCAAAGTGAACTTGGTATTGCCGTCAACTGATCGTTATGTCGACATACCTGACCAGTCCACATGGAACCTCGACCCTAACGCCTCATATGTACACATTTGCACAAATGAGACCATTCACG gtATTGAATTTGATTTCATACCTGACACGAAAGGAGTACCTCTGGTTGCTGATATGTCCTCAAATTTCATGTCAAAGAAAGTTGATGTTTCCAAG tttgGCGTTATCTACGGTGGTGCTCAAAAGAACATTGGTACAGCGGGTGTTGCTCTCGTGATCGTCAGAGAAGATCTCCTCAACCAAGCATTACCGATTTGTCCTTCAATTCTAGATTGGACTGTAAATTCAAAGGCCGATTCTATACTCAACACGCCACCTATGTTTGC gATCCACGTTATGGGAAGAGTTCTACAATGGATCGAAAGATTAGGAGGTTTGGACACAATGGCCGAACTAGCTAACAAGAAGTCATCATTGATTTACGACATAATCGAACAATCGAATGGCTTTTATTACGCACCTGTCGCTAAGAATGTTAGGAGTAAAATGAACATTCCGTTCAGGATAGGTAAAGCTGATGAGGCTTTAGAGAAAGAGTTCTTGAAAGGCGCAGAGGCCCTAAACCTAATCCAACTTAAAGGACACAG GGACGTTGGCGGAATACGTGCATCAACTTATAATGCAGTTACAGTCGAAGAAGTGGAGAACCTAGCGAAATACATGAAAGAATTTTATAAGAAGCATGCTAAGTAA